Proteins from one Triticum aestivum cultivar Chinese Spring chromosome 7A, IWGSC CS RefSeq v2.1, whole genome shotgun sequence genomic window:
- the LOC123148313 gene encoding uncharacterized membrane protein At1g16860, producing MHQIGSGMYVSGRAPDRKRERQLSSGSVATPPYTGGDLSRSGELGRMFDVASSSWQSQAPSPASSSRRSSGHLPLPPRPAPSPSASGPLSQLSHSGLLVGPSPPAAPSPSPARGGSWRKASRRRAAAMEEAAPVVARGSTKLAVPFACYVLVLVAAAAGVGAGLFFLVAWRRWEALAAAGGAVAAAAAVLAWNFLRCAAEAERFFRLSPDTVFEQGDMPIGELVKITGQVTCGRVPVGACFHDAARCVFTSVRMYGRRGWAWACCCSRWQLRHSEARSTNFYISDRNTGRRFYVRAGEGAKITWMINRKTTSFDGGDGKGKGASRSLKSWAASTGVSCDGAVRVEEGFIREGDTASVIGVLKRHHAFDVVDAPDGVVATGCQPARCMFPVLVGGLVLIGSDDPDEGVYMV from the exons ATGCATCAGATAGGGAGCGGCATGTACGTGTCCGGCCGGGCGCCGGACAGGAAGCGGGAGCGGCAGCTGTCGTCGGGGTCGGTAGCCACGCCGCCGTACACCGGCGGGGACCTGTCGCGGTCCGGCGAGCTGGGCCGGATGTTCGACGTCGCCTCCTCGTCGTGGCAGTCGCAGGCGccgtccccggcctcctcctcgcgccGCAGCTCCGGGCACCTGCCGCTGCCGCCCCggcctgccccgtcgccgtcggcGTCCGGGCCGCTGTCGCAGCTCTCGCACTCGGGCCTCCTCGTGGGCCCGTCGCCTCCCGCCGCGCCTTCGCCGTCGCCGGCTCGCGGAgggtcgtggaggaaggcgagcCGGAGGCGCGCGGCCGCCATGGAGGAGGCGGCGCCCGTCGTGGCGCGCGGGAGCACGAAGCTCGCGGTCCCGTTCGCGTGCTACGTGCTGGTGctcgtggccgccgcggccggggTCGGCGCCGGGCTGTTCTTCCTCGTGGCGTGGCGCCGGTGGGAGGCGCTCGCGGCtgcgggcggcgcggtggcggcagcCGCGGCCGTGCTCGCCTGGAACTTTCTGCGgtgcgcggcggaggcggagcggtTCTTCCGGCTGTCCCCCGACACGGTGTTCGAGCAGGGGGACATGCCCATCGGCGAGCTCGTCAAGATCACCGGG CAAGTGACCTGCGGCCGGGTGCCCGTGGGGGCCTGCTTCCACGACGCCGCCCGGTGCGTCTTCACGTCGGTCCGGATGTACGGCCGCCGTGGGTGGGCGTGGGCCTGCTGCTGCTCCCGGTGGCAGCTCCGGCACTCCGAG GCGCGGTCGACGAACTTCTACATCTCCGACAGGAACACCGGGAGGAGATTCTACGTGCGCGCCGGAGAAGGCGCCAAGATCACCTGGATGATCAACCGGAAAACCACCAGCTTCGACGGCGGAGACGGCAAGGGCAAGGGCGCGTCACGGAGCCTCAAGAGCTGGGCGGCGAGCACCGGCGTGTCCTGCGACGGCGCCGTGCGCGTCGAAGAAGG GTTCATCAGGGAGGGAGACACGGCGAGCGTGATCGGCGTGCTGAAGAGGCACCACGCCTTCGACGTCGTCGACGCGCCGGACGGCGTGGTGGCCACCGGCTGCCAGCCGGCGAGGTGCATGTTCCCCGTGCTCGTCGGGGGGCTGGTGCTCATCGGCAGCGACGACCCCGACGAGGGCGTCTACATGGTCTAA